AACTTTTGCTTTTGTTCCTTCAATTGGATATGGTGTTCCAAGGTGCCAACGATGTGACCAAATTGCATCATCACCTAGTCTACCACCGCCCCCATCTTGCCCAACTCCAGCGTGAATGACCATTAAGTGATCAATCAGACCATCTGGTTCATTTTTATTGCCATCACCATTATTGTCATATTGATCGTATTCGTCAAATTCAGATAAATCAATACCACTTTCTACAGCCGCATTTAATGCCTCTTTTACAAAATCACGAGGTCCTTTTGGTCCCATATTATCATGACCGCCATCTCCTGCATCTGCGCCATAATCTGCCGCATTACCAGGAACTGTCAACCACTTTGTTACTGTGCCATCTACTGTATAACTACCACCAGATTGCTCTTCATAATATTGTTTAAATGTTGGTACTTTTGAACCATCAAAGAGTGTAAATGGCTCATTACCAAATAACATTTTTTGATAATGTTCTGGATTAAAATCATTTGAATACATATAACCTGGTACTTGATCAATATTGTTATGCTTAAAGTCCGCAAACTCTACTAGCAATACGAGAACTTTATCTTTACGAACATCACCGTTATATTGTTTTTGCTTCGCTGAAGTAGTTGGTACTTGGCCGTTTAATCCCCCTTTAACCGGCTCTTGTCCCGCTACTGGACCACTAGCAGGTTGATCTGCTTTTTCTTTCTCATCTGCTTTTGCATCTTTAACTTTTTTCAAAAAGTCAGCCGCTTCTCTCGTAACACTATCCCCCGCTGCTGGTTCTTTTCCCGCATTTTCTCCTTTTTTCTTCTCTACGTATTTTTCAACAGCTTTTAATGTGTCTTCTTTCGACGTAGATTCATTAATTACACCGCGTTTCTTGAGCGCATCTGCTAAACGCTCCTCTTGAATTAAATTTTCATCAATCGGACTTAAAGTTCCTCCATTAAACGGCGTTGCCGCATAAACAGATTGACCCCCATACCCAAATGTGCAACTAAGCACAGCTGCCGCCGCAAGCGTAGACAGCACTTTAAAAGGTTTTTTCTTCATCCCTATTCCTCCCCAATATTAAATACGATACAACGTTTATATATTACGGAAAATTCAGAAAATTATCAATGCATTGTCTGAATTTGTAATATTTTTGAAAAAATCCTTTGTTTTAGATGAACATACATTCTGATTCATCAATATTTCAGAAAATATTGATGAAAGTTGATAAAACTATTAAAATCATAAAGAAATCGTCCACTATATTTAGTGGACGATTTCTTTATTTATCTAAAATACAACTACAACACTTCAATATATCCTTCTGTTCCATGTACCCGAATTCGTTGCCCGTCTTTTATTAGTTTCGTAGCATTCTCTACTCCAACAACTGCTGGCAGGCCATACTCACGTGCAATCACTGCTCCGTGCGTCATAAGCCCGCCGACTTCAGTGACTAACCCTTTTATAGAAACAAACAAAGGTGTCCACCCAGGATCGGTAAATGCCGTAACTAATATATCTCCATCTTCCAAATTCGCGTCTTCCATGTTTAAAATAACGCGTGCTCTCCCCTCAACCACTCCAGAAGAAACAGGCAAACCTACAATTGCTTCAGCCGGGAGATTTTCGCGTTTGTACTTACCTGTAATGATTTCTCCATCAGACGTGATAACACGCGGAGGTGTTAGTTTTTCATATAATTTGTACGCATTTTTTTGTTTATGAATAATCTTGTAATCTAGTTTATTTGTGCGAACGACTTCGTGAAGTTCTTCAAAAGTTAGATAGTATATATCTTCTATTTCATTCAGAACATTATTTTGCACAAGTTTCTCTGCTTCTTTCAGTAATGCCTGCTTATATATGAAATAACGATGAATCATGCCGTATTTCGGATATTCACGATAACCGATGAAATTGCGGAGGTTACAAATCATTCTCTTCGTCTCTTCTACTTTTTGTTCCCCATCCGGCAAGTGCTGCAATCGCTCTAACAACTCTTTTTCTTTTTTCAAAGCTTCCTGCAGCCCTTCTTCAAACTTCCGCTTACTAGCACCATATTCAAAGTCTCTTATATGATTTAAAATCATCGGTATAATTGTAGCTGGCTGTTCACTCCAGCGCGTTTTCGTAATGTCGATTTCTCCACTGCATCTCATTCCATATTTATTTAGAAAAGCATCGATTGCATCCCGAACTTTTTCCCCGCCTTTAAACTGAATTAATTCATCTAAAAAGCTGTCATCTTCTACATGCTGTAAATACGCAATGACTTCCGGATACGGCCGAATCACATCTGCCACATCCAATAACGCTAGCCCCATTTCTGACGTAATATTATGTTGTACAGATTGTGAAAGTACATCTGCTGCATTTTTTTCTCCTAGCCACTGCTCCATCTTTTCATTAATCCATGATGAAGCATTCATACCTGCCATAATGATAGCTATACTTTGCGAGTTAAATAATACTTTCTTTAATTGCTGAATGTCTTCTAAAATAAAATCAAGTACATCCACCCCTGATTTCGTTTGCATGTTTCGTTTTAATTCTTCTATTGATAATTCACTATTCTTTATTAAATTCGTAACGATTTCCGGATCGTTTTCAGGTTGTTGTTGCGAACTTGCAGGTGGCACATTTTTACTAAGATCCTTTTCTTTTTCATCATCCGATAACAATTTAATAAAATTCTCTCGCTCAATTACAGTCGTTAATGCATCTCGTATGAGCGGATCCGATTTACCTAAAGTGTTTATTAAGTAATCTCTGCTAGCAGGTGAAGCTAGTCTTTG
This DNA window, taken from Bacillus cereus ATCC 14579, encodes the following:
- the ppsA gene encoding phosphoenolpyruvate synthase, which encodes MSSFVLDFQEIEKTQLFLVGGKGLNLGELSNIQGIQVPEGFCVTTVGYEQAIGKNGAFQTLLNQLAMLKIEERDRIGEISKQIREVIMAVEIPVDVVESVAHYLSHFGDEHAYAVRSSATAEDLPYASFAGQQDTYLNVIGKENILQHIKKCWASLFTDRAVIYRMQNGFDHNQVSICVVIQKMVFPEASGILFTADPITSNRKVLSIDASFGLGEALVSGLVSADNYKVKEDEIVEKVIATKKLAIYGRKEGGTERKKIAPNQQKFQTLTEQQILQLARIGRQIEAYFGCPQDIEWCLVDDTIYIVQSRPITTLYPIPEVNDGENHVYISVGHQQMMTDAMKPLGLSFFLLTTSAPMCKAGGRLFVDATQRLASPASRDYLINTLGKSDPLIRDALTTVIERENFIKLLSDDEKEKDLSKNVPPASSQQQPENDPEIVTNLIKNSELSIEELKRNMQTKSGVDVLDFILEDIQQLKKVLFNSQSIAIIMAGMNASSWINEKMEQWLGEKNAADVLSQSVQHNITSEMGLALLDVADVIRPYPEVIAYLQHVEDDSFLDELIQFKGGEKVRDAIDAFLNKYGMRCSGEIDITKTRWSEQPATIIPMILNHIRDFEYGASKRKFEEGLQEALKKEKELLERLQHLPDGEQKVEETKRMICNLRNFIGYREYPKYGMIHRYFIYKQALLKEAEKLVQNNVLNEIEDIYYLTFEELHEVVRTNKLDYKIIHKQKNAYKLYEKLTPPRVITSDGEIITGKYKRENLPAEAIVGLPVSSGVVEGRARVILNMEDANLEDGDILVTAFTDPGWTPLFVSIKGLVTEVGGLMTHGAVIAREYGLPAVVGVENATKLIKDGQRIRVHGTEGYIEVL